In Pseudomonadota bacterium, one genomic interval encodes:
- a CDS encoding carboxypeptidase regulatory-like domain-containing protein has protein sequence SPSAAQQVATGTLYGRVEDEAAQSVVGAEVILDNGPLRGVSDGQGAFRIAGVPVGPHTMHIHCRGYRSATGQVKVLQGVERSVLVGLKRSGAPPVARTGVYTVNAYSYTVSGRKRWVRRIEVWEYGNGSKHWSGYWSTPLSPRSLACNGVTLGRSYRVRVIWRGRSGRDYTGTYTRTPSSEHQTVSFYNP, from the coding sequence TCGCCGTCTGCCGCTCAGCAGGTGGCGACGGGCACGCTCTATGGTCGCGTCGAAGACGAGGCCGCGCAGTCTGTGGTCGGCGCCGAGGTCATTCTCGACAATGGGCCGCTGCGGGGCGTGAGCGACGGTCAAGGCGCGTTTCGCATCGCGGGGGTTCCCGTCGGGCCACACACCATGCACATCCACTGCCGTGGCTACCGGTCGGCGACAGGCCAGGTGAAGGTCTTGCAGGGGGTGGAGCGCAGCGTCCTCGTGGGGCTAAAGCGCTCAGGCGCACCCCCCGTGGCGAGAACGGGCGTGTACACCGTCAATGCCTACAGCTACACGGTATCGGGGCGCAAGCGCTGGGTGCGTCGCATCGAGGTGTGGGAGTACGGCAACGGATCGAAGCACTGGTCGGGCTACTGGTCAACCCCGCTCTCGCCTCGCTCGCTGGCCTGCAACGGCGTGACCCTGGGCCGTTCGTATCGCGTTCGCGTGATATGGCGCGGACGCAGCGGCCGCGACTACACCGGGACCTACACGCGCACGCCGAGCAGCGAGCACCAGACGGTGAGCTTCTACAATCCCTAG